From a region of the Panicum virgatum strain AP13 chromosome 2K, P.virgatum_v5, whole genome shotgun sequence genome:
- the LOC120695705 gene encoding tetraspanin-8-like — protein MAFRLSNNLIGVLNFVTFLLSVPILGAGIWLGHRADGTECERYLSAPVIAFGAFLLAVSLAGLVGACCRVTWLLWVYLLAMFALIVALFCLTVFAFAVTNRGAGEAVSGRGYKEYRLGDYSNWLQKRVESTKNWNRIRSCLQDSKVCKSLQDSRETFADFIRSDLSPIQSGCCKPPTSCNFTYVSGTEWTKTTTPAGAAADPDCGTWSNEALCYDCQSCKAGVVATFKRDWKRVAVVNIVFLVFIIIVYSVGCCAFRNNRRDNAAYRGGWKQGGYA, from the exons atggCGTTCCGGCTGAGCAACAACCTCATCGGCGTCCTCAACTTCGTCACCTTCCTGCTCTCCGTCCCGATCCTGGGCGCCGGCATCTGGCTGGGCCACCGCGCCGACGGCACCGAGTGCGAGCGCTACCTCTCCGCGCCCGTCATCGCCTTCGGGgccttcctcctcgccgtctcCCTCGCGGGCCTCGTCGGCGCCTGCTGCCGCGTCACCTGGCTGCTCTGGGTCTACCTCCTCGCCATGTTCGCCCTCATCGTCGCCCTCTTCTGCCTCACCGTCTTCGCCTTCGCCGTCACCAACCGCGGCGCCGGGGAGGCCGTCTCCGGCCGCGGCTACAAGGAGTACCGCCTCGGGGACTACTCCAACTGGCTGCAGAAGCGCGTCGAGAGCACCAAGAACTGGAACAGGATCAGGAGCTGCCTCCAGGACTCCAAGGTCTGCAAGAGCTTGCAGGACAGCAGGGAGACGTTCGCGGACTTCATACGCTCCGACCTCTCACCCATCCAG TCCGGGTGCTGCAAGCCCCCCACGAGCTGCAACTTCACCTACGTGAGCGGCACGGAGTGGACCAAGACGACGAcccccgccggcgcggcggcggacccGGACTGCGGCACCTGGAGCAACGAGGCGCTCTGCTACGACTGCCAGTCCTGCAAGGCCGGCGTGGTGGCCACCTTCAAGCGCGACTGGAAGCGCGTCGCCGTCGTCAACATCGTCTTCctcgtcttcatcatcatcgtctaCTCCGTCGGCTGCTGCGCCTTCCGGAACAACCGCAGGGACAACGCCGCCTACCGCGGCGGCTGGAAGCAGGGCGGCTACGCCTGA
- the LOC120695704 gene encoding WAT1-related protein At4g30420-like: MLLHSWRSGESSGRPQSPPPSLARGSPISRAMAGGGGGPWLQRYGPSAGMVLVQLFYALVDVALKTASGLGMRPIVFVAYRQGIAAATLLLASLAARGCTLRPMAVGARAFALIFAASLATATGQYFYLQGLLLASPSMARATTNLAPGITFAIAAVIGLEKVDIRSLRSVAKIVGTAICLAGAVFMAFFKGPKLLGAVLVSVTGDWVKGGIYLVGNAICFSIWYIIQVPVCKSYLDPLSLATWMCFLATLQCAVMAFFLEPNYLQIWKLNSFWEFPCILYGGVFASGANFFLQSWCISVKGPLYSAIFTPLSAVITAILSTLFLHEELHIGSEHCFMQHIRSYYYHCRLVCGAVGQS, translated from the exons ATGCTCCTACATAGCTGGCGAAGTGGCGAGTCGAGTGGGCGCCCCCAATCCCCCCCACCTTCTCTCGCTCGCGGATCTCCGATCTCGcgagccatggccggcggcggcggcggtccatgGCTGCAGCGGTACGGGCCGAGCGCGGGGATGGTGCTGGTGCAGCTGTTCTACGCGCTGGTGGACGTGGCGCTCAAGACGGCGAGCGGGCTCGGCATGCGCCCCATCGTCTTCGTCGCCTACCGCCAGGggatcgccgccgccacgctcctCCTCGCCTCGCTCGCCGCCAGGGGGTGCACGCTGCGGCCCATGGCCGTCGGCGCCCGGGCCTTCGCCCTCATCTTCGCGGCATCCCTAGCCAC CGCGACGGGGCAGTACTTCTACCTGCAGGGGCTGCTCCTGGCGTCGCCGTCCATGGCCAGGGCCACCACCAACCTCGCCCCCGGCATCACCTTCGCCATCGCGGCTGTCATCGG GTTAGAGAAGGTGGATATCAGAAGCTTGAGAAGCGTCGCCAAGATAGTCGGCACCGCCATCTGCCTCGCTGGAGCGGTGTTCATGGCGTTCTTCAAGGGTCCCAAGCTCCTCGGCGCGGTCCTTGTCTCGGTGACCGGCGACTGGGTGAAAGGAGGGATCTATCTCGTCGGAAATGCTATCTGCTTCTCCATCTGGTATATCATCCAG GTGCCTGTCTGCAAATCGTACCTTGATCCTCTATCTCTAGCGACTTGGATGTGCTTCTTAGCGACCTTGCAATGTGCGGTGATGGCCTTCTTCCTGGAGCCAAATTACTTGCAAATTTGGAAGCTGAACTCGTTCTGGGAGTTCCCCTGCATCTTGTACGGA GGAGTGTTTGCCTCCGGCGCAAACTTTTTCCTCCAATCCTGGTGCATATCTGTGAAGGGCCCTCTTTACAGCGCAATCTTTACGCCCCTGAGTGCAGTGATCACAGCAATATTATCTACACTCTTCCTGCATGAAGAACTCCATATTGGAAG TGAACATTGTTTTATGCAGCATATTAGGAGCTATTACTATCATTGCCGGCTTGTATGTGGTGCTGTGGGGCAAAGCTGA